In one window of Anthonomus grandis grandis chromosome 11, icAntGran1.3, whole genome shotgun sequence DNA:
- the LOC126742475 gene encoding uncharacterized protein LOC126742475 — translation MHEVRALLDSGSQSNFITTDLAAFLNLNIKELSVSVIDLNCVVLDKITNALPTLSVDKEKLKIPSNIVLADSFFNIPSKIDILIGAEVFYELLSYGQIKIEENLPILQKTCFGWIVSGRLPCSNNNDNDEQGQHQTFCNLSVTENLSQQIERFWKLEEVQPTMILKKEELECEELFVTTTKHNKDGRFIVQLPTKGNIKNIGSSLKMAEKRFLKLERKLGANQALKNEYSHFLQEYEELGHMSKLNENDIVNNVECVYYMPHHAVVKEDSTTTKLRVVFDASAKTDRGISLNEELTQRKCIDKFGSILHKEIYNE, via the exons ATGCACGAGGTAAGGGCACTATTGGACTCCGGTTCTCAATCCAATTTTATAACAACGGATTTGGcggcatttttaaatttaaatataaaggaACTAAGTGTGTCGGTCATAG ATTTGAATTGTGTTGTGTTAGACAAAATAACTAATGCTCTGCCAACATTATCAGTTGACAAGGAGAAACTTAAAATTCCCTCCAACATAGTTTTGGCAGACTCATTTTTCAATATACCAtcaaaaatagatattttaattggGGCTGAAGTTTTCTATGAACTATTGAGTTATGGGcaaattaaaattgaagaaaatttgccaatattacaaaaaacttGTTTTGGATGGATCGTTTCTGGAAGATTACCCTGCagtaataataatgataatgatgAGCAGGGTCAACATCAAACATTTTGTAACTTATCAGTAACTGAGAATCTTAGCCAACAAATAGAAAGGTTCTGGAAACTTGAAGAGGTTCAGCCaacaatgattttaaaaaaggagGAATTGGAGTGTGAAGAATTATTTGTGACAACAACAAAGCATAATAAAGATGGAAGATTTATTGTGCAACTACCCACCAAAGGAAATATCAAGAATATTGGTTCCTCTCTAAAAATGgcagaaaaaagatttttaaagttggagAGAAAATTAGGTGCAAATCAGGCAttgaaaaatgaatattcaCATTTTCTACAGGAATATGAAGAGCTGGGACATATGTCTAAACTCAATGAAAATGACATAGTAAATAATGTGGAATGTGTATATTACATGCCTCACCATGCGGTGGTAAAAGAAGACAGCACAACAACAAAATTGCGCGTAGTGTTTGATGCCAGTGCAAAAACAGATAGAGGTATCAGTTTAAATGAA GAGCTGACGCAGAGAAAATGTATAGACAAGTTTGGATCGATCCTGCACAAAGAAATCTACAACGAATAG